Proteins found in one Candidatus Anoxymicrobium japonicum genomic segment:
- a CDS encoding biotin--[acetyl-CoA-carboxylase] ligase → MAWRILEYEEIDSTNLEARRLVKAGEIRGGVAVWAHNQTRGRGRRGKPWWSAPGKSLTASLVFEEIESALATRLVSVSAVDAIRAAGGRGPLIKWPNDLVYGGRKVAGVLAESFRGPDGHFTVVGIGVNVGFSHAELDIPSRLPATSLLVEEERQFDIPGLLENLLASLDTRKATDASLLMKEYRELLAWTGETVSVSLPPTGRLVSGTLTGVDDSGALLLKVDETIMQIEACELLT, encoded by the coding sequence ATGGCCTGGAGGATACTGGAGTACGAGGAAATCGATTCGACAAACCTCGAGGCCCGTCGCCTGGTGAAAGCCGGCGAGATCAGGGGCGGTGTTGCCGTGTGGGCCCACAACCAGACGCGCGGCCGGGGAAGGCGCGGGAAGCCCTGGTGGAGCGCGCCGGGCAAGAGCCTCACGGCCAGCCTCGTCTTCGAGGAAATTGAAAGCGCTCTTGCGACACGGCTCGTGTCCGTATCCGCGGTGGACGCCATACGCGCCGCCGGTGGCCGTGGCCCACTCATCAAGTGGCCCAACGACCTCGTTTACGGCGGCAGGAAAGTGGCGGGCGTTCTTGCCGAGTCGTTTCGCGGCCCCGACGGTCACTTTACCGTGGTTGGCATCGGCGTCAACGTCGGGTTCTCCCACGCGGAGCTCGACATCCCGTCGCGGCTGCCAGCGACCTCGCTCCTTGTCGAGGAGGAGCGACAGTTTGACATCCCCGGGCTTTTAGAAAATCTGCTCGCTAGTCTCGATACGAGAAAGGCGACTGACGCGTCATTGCTCATGAAAGAGTACCGCGAACTTCTTGCCTGGACGGGCGAAACGGTGTCCGTTTCACTGCCGCCGACGGGGCGTTTAGTGAGCGGGACACTCACCGGGGTGGACGACAGCGGCGCCCTCCTCTTGAAAGTAGATGAAACCATCATGCAGATCGAAGCATGCGAGCTACTGACTTAA
- the acpS gene encoding holo-[acyl-carrier-protein] synthase: MDHAGNIAGIGVDIVSVERIRVAAERSKAFLTRNFSDAELTYCLSQKEKYQHLAARFAAKEAVAKALGAGMKPTQVEVVHGPGGAPLARLSGTLQREHPDKRLFLSLSHDGEYAVAFCVAA, translated from the coding sequence ATGGATCACGCCGGGAACATTGCTGGGATAGGCGTTGACATAGTAAGCGTGGAGAGAATCAGGGTGGCGGCGGAAAGGTCAAAGGCTTTTCTGACACGCAACTTCTCCGACGCGGAGCTGACATACTGTCTCTCGCAAAAGGAGAAGTACCAGCACCTGGCCGCCCGCTTCGCCGCGAAGGAAGCCGTGGCGAAGGCTCTTGGCGCCGGCATGAAGCCTACGCAGGTCGAGGTCGTTCACGGGCCCGGCGGCGCGCCTCTCGCCCGGCTTTCAGGCACTCTGCAGCGAGAGCATCCGGACAAGCGGCTTTTTCTAAGCCTCTCACACGACGGAGAATATGCCGTTGCGTTTTGCGTAGCCGCTTAA